One Calonectris borealis chromosome 15, bCalBor7.hap1.2, whole genome shotgun sequence DNA segment encodes these proteins:
- the MAT2B gene encoding methionine adenosyltransferase 2 subunit beta isoform X2, with the protein MVGREKELKIRFVPGRCELVESTMTNSLQDKGNVDIPSRRVLITGATGLLGRAVFKEFNENNWNAVGCGYRRAQPRFEQINLLDSIAVHEIIDDFQPHVIVHCAAERRPDVVESQPDAASQLNVAASGNLAREAAGIGAFLIYISTDYVFDGTSPPYKETDVPNPLNLYGKTKLEGEKAVLENNEDAAVLRIPVLYGEVERLEESAVTVMFDKVQFSNKSANMDHWQQRFPTNVKDVATVCRQLAEKRMLDPSVKGTFHWSGNEQMTKYEMACAIADAFNLPSSHLRPITDCPVVGALRPRNAQLDCSKLEMLGIGQRTPFRAGIKESLWPFLVDKRWRQTVFH; encoded by the exons ATGTGGATATTCCCAGTAGGCGAGTTTTGATTACGGGTGCTACGGGACTTCTTGGCAGAGCTGTGTTTAAAGAATTCAATGAAAATAATTGGAATGCAGTTGGCTGTGGATACAGGAGAGCTCAGCCCAGATTTGAACAGATTAATCTTCTGGACTCTATTGCAGTTCATGAGATTATCGATGATTTTCAG CCTCATGTTATAGTGCATTGTGCTGCTGAGAGAAGGCCAGATGTTGTAGAAAGTCAACCAGATGCTGCTTCTCAGCTCAATGTGGCTGCTTCAGGGAACTTGGCAAGAGAAGCGG CTGGAATTGGAGCATTTCTGATCTACATTAGTACAGACTACGTATTTGATGGAACAAGCCCACCTTATAAGGAGACTGATGTACCAAATCCCCTGAATTTATATGGTAAAACCAAACTGGAAGGTGAAAAGGCAGTCCTGGAAAATAATGAAG aTGCTGCAGTACTTAGAATTCCTGTCTTGTATGGAGAGGTAGAAAGACTGGAGGAAAGTGCTGTGACTGTTATGTTTGACAAAGTGCAGTTCAGTAATAAATCTGCCAACATGGACCACTGGCAGCAAAGATTTCCTACTAATGTCAAGGATGTAGCAACTGTTTGCAGACAACTAGCAGAGAAGAGAATGTTG GACCCATCAGTAAAAGGAACATTTCACTGGTCTGGCAATGAACAGATGACTAAGTATGAAATGGCATGTGCAATTGCAGATGCTTTCAACCTTCCCAGCAGCCACTTGAGACCA aTTACTGATTGTCCAGTTGTGGGTGCTCTTCGTCCGAGGAATGCTCAGCTAGACTGCTCCAAGTTGGAGATGCTGGGGATAGGTCAGAGAACGCCATTTCGAGCTGGGATCAAAGAATCACTTTGGCCTTTTCTTGTTGACAAGAGATGGAGGCAGACAGTCTTCCATTAG
- the MAT2B gene encoding methionine adenosyltransferase 2 subunit beta isoform X3: MVGREKELKIRFVPGRCELVEEDVDIPSRRVLITGATGLLGRAVFKEFNENNWNAVGCGYRRAQPRFEQINLLDSIAVHEIIDDFQPHVIVHCAAERRPDVVESQPDAASQLNVAASGNLAREAAGIGAFLIYISTDYVFDGTSPPYKETDVPNPLNLYGKTKLEGEKAVLENNEDAAVLRIPVLYGEVERLEESAVTVMFDKVQFSNKSANMDHWQQRFPTNVKDVATVCRQLAEKRMLDPSVKGTFHWSGNEQMTKYEMACAIADAFNLPSSHLRPITDCPVVGALRPRNAQLDCSKLEMLGIGQRTPFRAGIKESLWPFLVDKRWRQTVFH, from the exons GAAGATGTGGATATTCCCAGTAGGCGAGTTTTGATTACGGGTGCTACGGGACTTCTTGGCAGAGCTGTGTTTAAAGAATTCAATGAAAATAATTGGAATGCAGTTGGCTGTGGATACAGGAGAGCTCAGCCCAGATTTGAACAGATTAATCTTCTGGACTCTATTGCAGTTCATGAGATTATCGATGATTTTCAG CCTCATGTTATAGTGCATTGTGCTGCTGAGAGAAGGCCAGATGTTGTAGAAAGTCAACCAGATGCTGCTTCTCAGCTCAATGTGGCTGCTTCAGGGAACTTGGCAAGAGAAGCGG CTGGAATTGGAGCATTTCTGATCTACATTAGTACAGACTACGTATTTGATGGAACAAGCCCACCTTATAAGGAGACTGATGTACCAAATCCCCTGAATTTATATGGTAAAACCAAACTGGAAGGTGAAAAGGCAGTCCTGGAAAATAATGAAG aTGCTGCAGTACTTAGAATTCCTGTCTTGTATGGAGAGGTAGAAAGACTGGAGGAAAGTGCTGTGACTGTTATGTTTGACAAAGTGCAGTTCAGTAATAAATCTGCCAACATGGACCACTGGCAGCAAAGATTTCCTACTAATGTCAAGGATGTAGCAACTGTTTGCAGACAACTAGCAGAGAAGAGAATGTTG GACCCATCAGTAAAAGGAACATTTCACTGGTCTGGCAATGAACAGATGACTAAGTATGAAATGGCATGTGCAATTGCAGATGCTTTCAACCTTCCCAGCAGCCACTTGAGACCA aTTACTGATTGTCCAGTTGTGGGTGCTCTTCGTCCGAGGAATGCTCAGCTAGACTGCTCCAAGTTGGAGATGCTGGGGATAGGTCAGAGAACGCCATTTCGAGCTGGGATCAAAGAATCACTTTGGCCTTTTCTTGTTGACAAGAGATGGAGGCAGACAGTCTTCCATTAG